From the genome of Faecalibacterium prausnitzii:
AGCTGGAACTTTATCTGCGCAGCCCGGCTCCGGCCATGCCGAACGCGCTGCGCCGTCCGCTGGTGCTGGTGGTGCCCGGCGGCGGGTACGAACACGTCAGTGCCCGCGAGGCCGACCCGGTGGCGCTGCAGTTTGCAGCGGCAGGGTATCACACTGCTGTGCTGACCTACAGTGTGGGCGAGGGGGCACGGAATCACCAGCCGCTGCGCCAGCTCCGCGCGGCCATCGGGCTGCTGCGACAGAACGCAGAACGCTGGGGCATCCTGCCGGACCGGATCGCCGTTTGCGGCTTTTCGGCGGGCGGGCACCTGGCGCTGTCCGGTGCGGTGCTCGACTGCCCCGGCGAGGCGGCAGACCGCAGCCGGAAGCCGGATGCCGTGCTGCTGGCCTATCCGGTCATCACGGCGGGGGAGTATGCCCACCGGGGCAGTTTTGTGCAGCTTTCGGGCAGCGAAGACCGGGCGGAGCACCAGAGATTCGGGCTGGAAGAGAAGATCACGCCGGATACACCGCCGGTCTTCGTCTGGCACACGATGGAGGACGCCACCGTCCCGGTGGAAAACACCCTGCTCCTCCTTGCAGCGCTGCGGAAGAACCATGTCCCCTGT
Proteins encoded in this window:
- a CDS encoding alpha/beta hydrolase, coding for MQFEMCALPGGGKLELYLRSPAPAMPNALRRPLVLVVPGGGYEHVSAREADPVALQFAAAGYHTAVLTYSVGEGARNHQPLRQLRAAIGLLRQNAERWGILPDRIAVCGFSAGGHLALSGAVLDCPGEAADRSRKPDAVLLAYPVITAGEYAHRGSFVQLSGSEDRAEHQRFGLEEKITPDTPPVFVWHTMEDATVPVENTLLLLAALRKNHVPCEAHLFEKGVHGTSISTAEVDAASAHRAHWVQLAVEWLNDTFDFHLE